The following is a genomic window from Streptomyces lincolnensis.
GCCTACGGCCGGCTCAGGTACCTCAACCCGCAGACGGCCCCCCTGCTGACCGCCCGCCCGCAGGTGCTGTTCAACTACCTCGGCCGGGGCAGCGAGGCCCAGGCACTGCACATCACCGGCGGCGAGCAGGGCAGCCCCTACGCCGTCGAGGTCAACGCCTGGCTCGACGAGGCCACCGGAAGCCTGCACGCCGCCTTCACCCTCGCCGAGGGCGTCCCCGACGAGATCACCGAGCACTGGCACCGCGCCCTCCAGCGCATCGCGGACGCCGCCACGACAGCCGAGCGCACCGCACCGGTCACCCCGCTCCAGCGGGGCCTGTTCTTCCAGGCACAGATGGCCGGCTCGGCCGGACACTACGTCGCACAGAGCTGGTTCACCTTCGACCGGAGCCTGGACACCGAGGCACTGGCCGAGGCGATGACGTACGTGATGGCGCGGCACCCGGTCGTGGGCGCCGGCTTCACCACCGACGACGACGGAAACCCGGTGCAGGTCCTTAAGGCGGGGCAGCGGGCTGATGTCCGCACGGTCCGGCTGTCGACGGACGCGGAGGTCGACGCCCTGCGCGCCCGGGACCGGGACACGGGGTTCGACCCGGGGCGGCCGCCGCTGGTCCGGCTGACCGTGGTGCGCCTGCCCGACGACCGCGACGGCCTGCTGCTGAGCTACCACCTGCTGCTGTGGGACGGCTGGTCCCGCGAGATCGTGCTGCGGGACCTGTTCGACGCCTACGAGTCCATCCTCGCCGGTGACTCCCCGGACCCCGTCCCGGCCACCCCGGGCTTCGAGGACCACGCCCGGGCGCTCGACGCCAAGGACTCCGCCGCGGCGGAACGCTTCTGGGCGGAGCACCTGGCCGCCCTCCCCGGCCCGACACTGCTCGCCGGACCGGCGCCGGCCCTCACGGACGACCTGCCGCGCACCCTCCTGCACACGCTGTCGCCGGAGCAATCGGACCTGCTGAGGGAAGCGGCCAAGGCGCACGGCGTCACGCTGAACTCGGTGCTCACCGGCGCCTTCGGCCTGCTTCTCGGCGCCCGCACCGGCCGAAGCGACGCCGTGTTCGGTGTGACCGTCTCCGGCCGGGAGGGCGAGGGCCTGGACGAGATCGTCGGCGTGCTCCTCAACACCGTGCCCCAGTGGACGCGGGCACGGCCGGACGACACGGTCGGCGCGTACCTGACGGCCGTGCAGACGGCCAGGGTCGAGGCGATGGAGCACGAGCACCTCGGGCTCGGCGAGATCCAGCGGGCCATTGGGCACGACACCCTGTTCGACAACCTGTTCGTGCTCCAGAACTTCCTGGACATGGACGCCTTCGCCGCGATGAACGCCCGGCACGGCATCACCTCGGTGAAGGCGGACGACTCCACCCACTATCCGTTCACGTGGGTCGTCACGCCCGGCGACCGGCTCACGGTCAAGCTGGAATACCGCGACGAGGACACCGACAACGCCCGCCGGCTGCTCGACGACTATCTGCGCGTGCTCGACGACGTGGCCCGGGCGACCGGACCGGTCGGCGCGCTGCGCGGGCTGGGGCCGGACCCCTCGGCGGAGACGCGTACCGATGTCGGCACGGACACCGTCGTCGACCGGTTCGACCGGGCGGCGGACCGCGATCCGCAGCGGGTCGCGCTCGTCGCCCACGGGCGGACCATGACCTTCGCCCAACTGCGGGACCGCAGCCGCGCGGTGGCGGGCGTGCTCGCCCGGCGCGGCATCGGCCCCGAGACCAACGTGGGCCTCGCGATACCGCGCTCCCTGGACTCGATCGTGGCGCTGTTCGCCGTCCTGCGGGTCGGTGCCGCGTACGTGCCGCTGGAACTGGACCACCCGGACGAGCGGATCGCCGCGATCGTCGCGGACGCCCGCCCGGACGTGACCCTCACGGTGAGCGCGGTGTCGCCCCGGCTGACCGGCGACCTGATCGAACTGGACCGCCCCCTCCCGGAGGCCGAGCCCTTCGTGACGTTCGCGCCGGACGACCCGAACCGCCTGCGGCACCCCGCGTACACCATCTACACCTCCGGCTCGACCGGGAAGCCCAAGGGCGTGGTGACCGAGTACGCCGGGCTCACCAATATGCTGATCAACCATCAGCGCCGCATCTTCGAACCCGTGCTGGCCGAGCACGGCCACCGCACCTTCCGGATCGCGCACACCGTGTCGTTCGCGTTCGACATGTCGTGGGAGGAACTGCTGTGGCTCGCCGACGGCCACGAAGTGCACATCTGCGACGAGGAGTTGCGGCGTGACGCGCCCCGGCTGGTCCAGTACTGCCTGGAACACGGGATCGACGTCATCAACGTGACCCCGACCTACGCCCAACAGCTGGTCGCCGAAGGGCTGCTGGACAATCCGCAGCGGCGTCCGGCGCTGGTGCTGCTGGGCGGTGAGGCCGTCACCCCGACGCTGTGGCGACGGCTCGCGGAGACCGAGGGCACGGTCGGCTACAACCTGTACGGGCCCACCGAGTACACCATCAACACCCTCGGCGTCGGCACCTTCGAGTGCCAGGACCCGGTGGTGGGCGTGGCCATCGACAACACCGACGTGTACGTCCTGGACCCGTGGCTGCGGCCCCTGCCGGACGGTGTTCCCGGTGAGCTGTACGTGTCGGGCATCGGCATCGCGCGCGGCTATCTCGGGCAGAGCGCCCAGACCGCGCACCGCTTCGTCGCCTGCCCGTTCGGCGCGCCCGGCGAGCGCATGTACCGCACCGGGGACCTGGTGGTCCGGCGGCCCGACGGGAACCTGATGTACCTGGGCCGCACCGACCAGCAGGTCAAGATCCGGGGGCACCGGGTCGAACTGGGCGAGGTCGAGGCCGTGTTCGCGGCACACCCCGCGGTGCGGTTCGTCGCCGCGGTCGCCCAGCCCGACCCGCAGGTCGACGGGGCGTACCGGCTGGCCGCCTATCTGGTCCTGGCCGGGGCGGAGTTGGCGACGGTCGCCGCCGAAGTGGGCGCCGGACTGCCGGACTTCCTGCGCCCGACGCACTACGCCCAGGTCGAGAGCATCCCGCTGACGGTGAACGGGAAGGCTGACACGAAGGCGCTGCCCGAGGCCAAGCCGCTGGGCGCGCTGACCACGGCGGGCGAACGGGGCCCGGAGACGGAGACCGAGACCCTGGTGTGCGAGTACTTCGCCGAGGCACTGGACCTGGACGACGACGAGGTGAGCGCGGTGAGCGACTTCGTGTCCCTGGGAGGGCACTCCATGCTGGCGGTACGGCTGATCGGGCTGCTCCGCCGGGAGTTCGGCCCCGTGATCACGATCCGAGACCTGTTCACCCTGCGCACCCCGGAAGCGATGGCCCACCACATCGATGAGCACTCCTGACACGCAGCGGCCCCGCACGGGGGCCGACATCCTGCGCACCGCACTGCGCCGCAACATCGGCGCGATGGCCGGGGGCACCGCCCTCATGGGCCTCTACCAGGCCGGTGAGACCGCCTTCCCCATCGCGCTCGGCCTGATCGTCGAACACGCGTTGCGGGACCGGAGCCCCGGTGCGCTCGCCCTGTCGATCGGCGCGCTGGCCGTGATCATCACGACGGTGTCGCTGTCGTGGAGGTTCGGCATGCGCATCCTCCAGAAGGCCAACACGACCGAGGCGCACCGCTGGCGGGTGCGCGTCGCGGCCTGCGGACTGAAGCCGGTGGCCAGGGACGTCGACCTCAAGTCCGGCGAGGTGCTGACCATCGCCACCGAGGACGCCGACCAGACCGCCGACATCATCGAGGTGGTGCCGCTGCTGATCAGCTCGCTGGTCGCGGTGCTGGTCGCGGCGGTCGCGCTGGGCCTGGCCGACCTCCGGCTCGGCCTGCTGGTGATCGTCGGCACCGTCGCGATCCTGTCGATCCTGAGCGTGATGTCCAAGCGGATCGGCACCAGTACGCGGGAACAGCAGGCCCGGGTGGCCCGGGCGGGCGCCAAGGTCGCCGACCTGATCACCGGACTGCGCCCGCTGCACGGCTTCGGCGGCAACCACCAGGCGTTCCTGTCCTACCGGAGCGTCAGCACCGAGGCGAAGCACCAGGCGGTCACCGTCGCCAGGGTCAACGGCGTGTACGCGGGCACCGCGCTGGCGCTCAACGCGATCCTCGCCGCCGCCGTGACGCTGATGGCCGGGTGGCTGGCGTTCGCCGGCCGGATCACCATCGGGGAACTCGTGATGGCCGTGGGCCTGGCCCAGTTCATCATCGAACCGCTCAAGCTGTTCTCGGAGATGCCGAAGTACGTGATGATCGCCCGCGCGTCGGCCGAGCGGATGGCGCTGGTACTGGCCGCGCCCCCGGTGACCACCCCGGGCACGGAACGCCCGGAACCGGGCGGGGACCTGGAGGTCGACGGCGTTCGGTACGGCACGCTGCGCCGGCTGAAGTTCCAGGTGTCCGCCGGGGAGTTCGTGGCGATCGCCGCCTATCAGCCACGTGTGGCGGCCGACCTCGCGGCGGTGCTGGCCGTGCGCGTCCCGCCCGACGCGTACGAGGGGGCGGTGCGGATCAGCGGACGGGACCTGGCGGATCTGTCGGTCGAGGCGGTCCGTGAGCACCTGCTGGTCAATCCATACGACGCGGAGATCTTCGCGGGCACCCTCCGCTCGAACATCGACCCGCCGGGCACCAGCCGGACGGTCTCCGAGGCCGTGGAGGCGTCCATGCTGACCGACGTCGTCGCCCTGCACCGCGAGGGACTCGACTACGGCGTCCGCGACCGCGGCGCGAACCTGTCCGGGGGACAGCGCCAACGGCTGTCCCTGGCCCGCGCGTTGGCCGCCGACACCGACGTCCTCGTCCTGCACGATCCGACGACGGCCGTCGACGCCGTCACGGAACAGCTCATCGCCCGCAACGTCGCGAAGCTCCGGCGGGGCCGCACCACCGTGGTGATCACCAGCAGCCCGGCTCTCCTGGACGCCGCCGACCGGGTCCTCGTCCTCGACGACGGCGTCGTCACCGCCGAGGACACCCACCGGAACCTGCTGGCCGGCGACGAGGAGTACTGCCTGGCGGTGGCCCGCTGACCGTCCGGACGGCCCTGGAGAGCCTGTGACCCGGGCTCTTACCCGAGGGCCCAGGCGACATCCCTGAGCAGGGCGTGCCGCCAGCCCGCCCGGTCGTGGCCCGACGCCGACCGTGAGGTCCGTACGGTCGCGCCGGCCTGTTCGGTCAGGGTCTCGACCGCGGCGCAGTGGGGCAGCATCCGCGTCTCGTGTTCCCCCACGTCGAACGCGACCCGCAGGCCGGACAGGTCGGGGCCCTCCCGCAGGAGCGCGGCGAGGGTTCCGCCGACCGGGCCGCCCAGGGGGTCGGGCCCGTGCATGGTGTCGGGCGTCCACCAGAACGACCCCGACTGGCAGGCGACGCGGGACACCAGGTCCGGGAACCGAAGGGCCGCGTACATCGCGCTCAGCCCGGCGAGGCTCTGCCCCGCGACCACCAGCCGGTCCCGGTCGGCGGGTACGCCGGACTCCGCGAGCAGCGGCGGCAGCTCCTCCCGGATCGCCTCCCACAACCGGGGCCGGCACGCGAACTCGGCCTCCCGGTCCCTCGCCGGCAGGAAGACGAGCGTGACGGGGGGCAGCGCGCCGACGGCGACGGCCGAGTCGAACGCGGTCATGGCCGGGTGCAGGTAGAGCCAGTCGTCCCCGTCGAGCAGCAGGACCACCGGCCCGCCCCCGCCCGCAGGATGGACCCGTACGGTACGCCGCCCACCGAGCCGTTCACTGGCCCAGCGGAGCCGGGTGCGGGGGAGAGGCAGGACGTCATCGGCACCGATGAGCGGCCAGTGGGGCTGGTCGGGGGCGTCCGGAGTCGCCGCGAGGGACCGGTCGGCGCCCGCGCCGGCCGCGTTCAACGGGTCGGCGTACGCGGCGTCGTCCGTGAGGAACTGGTAGGTCACCCGCAGCCGCGGGGGCATGCGCACCTCGGCGTACCAGCAGTCCGTGTCGTCCCAGCGGCGCAGGGGCACCGGATCCGACCAGCTCTCGAAGCCGATGCGTGCCCCGGTCCCGCGCCACAGGAACAACGTCACCCAACCGCCGTCGTCGGCAGGCCTGGAGACAGGTGCTCGGGCCGCCTCCCAGAACTCGTCGGTGCCGGGTGTGCCGGACAGCCCGTACCTGTCGAAGACGCTCTCCATGTGCGGACGTCTCCTTGTGAGAGGGGGGACGGAAGACTAAGCTCGCGAATTAGGCAAGCCTAACCTGAGCTTGGTATTTCCTTCCATCCCCGGTTCGCCTTCCCCCGGTTCGCCTTCCGAGGCTGCCGAAGGCGACGCGGCCGCCCTCCACCGTCCGGACCCGAGGAGACGCTGAACATGAGCACCAACCCGTTCGACGATGCCGAAGGCCGTTTCCTGGTCCTGGTGAACGACGAGGGCCAGCACTCGCTGTGGCCGTCCTTCGCCGAGGTGCCCGGGGGCTGGACGACCGTCTTCCACGAGAACACCCGGGCGGCGTGCCTGGAGTACATCGAGGCCCACTGGACCGATCTGCGTCCTCTGTCCCTCGTGGAGTCCACGGAGGTCTGACCGTGAGCGGACGGGCGCACGTCACCGAGGACTACGGGCACTTCTGGCAGGACGGCGAGGGCCGGTGCCGCTGGGTCATCTGGAACAGGGCCGCGGAGACCATGGTCTTCGACACGGAGACGAACTGCCCGGCGGAGATCGAGGACCCGGCGGCCCTGCCCGAGATCCTGCGCCGGATGCGTGCGGCGGGCGTACCCGAGAGCGACGAGTACCCGGGCCGTCCATGCGGGTAGGCGGCCCGTCCGAGGGCTGTCTGCCCCCGGGGAGCCGTCAAGGACCGGCCATCGGACGGCTGTTTCGGACAATCCTGATGCGTTCGCCTCGCCGGAAGGTGCCGCGGGAGACCATGAAGTGATTGTTCGGGACATGTCGAAAGGGATGCTCTTCATGAGATCGAGACGTCTGCTGGTGGGGCTGTCCATGGCCGCCGCCACCCTCGCCCTTCCGCTCGCGACGGCGGGCACCGCCCAGGCGGCACCGGCCTCACCGGCCGGCACCACGGCCGTGTGTATCCCCGAGGCGCCCGTCTGTTACGGCATCCGGGGCAGCGCCACCACGGGCTACAGCTACTGGTTCCGCTTCACGCCGCCCCCGTCGAGCCCGGGACTCATGTTCACGGTCAACGGCCAGCAGGCGTCCGGGTCGATCTCCACCATGTCGACTCCGACGAGCCTCTCGGGCGAGTTCAGGCCGCACACCCTCCTGCGCACCGGCGACACCGTCTGCATGCACGTCAGCGGCCGGCCCAACGGTTACTGCGAGACCGTCGTCTGAAATTCGGTTGACCGCGCGGCGTCCGGCGGGCTGAATGCCGGACATGGCTGACATCCAGGGCTCGTACGACGATCTGTTCACCGCGGTGCCCGAAGCGCTCTGTGACCTCCTGGACGCCGGGGACGCGGGCGGTTCGGTCGCCGTGTACGTGGACGGTGAACCGGTGGTCGACGTCTGGGGCGGACACGCGGACGCCGGGCGCACGATCCCCTGGCAGCGCGACACGCTCGTGGGCGTCTGGTCGGTCACCAAGACGATGACGGCCCTGTGCGCCCTGATCCTGGCCGACCGCGGCGACCTCGACGTGGACGTGCCGGTGGCCCGGTACTGGCCGGAGTTCGCCGCGGCGGGCAAGGAGCAGGTGCTGGTGCGGCACCTGCTCTCGCACACCGCGGGCCTGCCCGACTGGGACGGCACGGTGACCCCCGAGGACCTGTACGACCGGGAGTCCGTCACGGCGCGCCTCGCCGCCCAGGCGCCTTGGTGGGAGCCGGGCACGGAGGCCGGATACCACTCGCTCACCCAGGGGTTCCTGGTCGGCGAGGTGATCCGCCGGGTCACCGGGCGCGGTGTGGGGGAGTTCCTGGCCGAGCAGGTCACCGGGCCGCTGGGCGCGGACTTCCACATCGGCCTGCCCGCCGAGCACGATCACCGTGTCGCCCTCACCGTCCCGCCGCCCCACCGCGACGAGGACTACGCGGCGCGTGCCCCCGGCAGCACCGCCCCGGCGGGCGGCAACGGCGTACGGGTCCGGGACGGCAACAGCGTCGCCTGGCGCCGTGCGGAGATCCCCGCCGCGAGCGGATTCGGCACCGCGCGCTCGATCGCCCTCGCGCAGTCGGTGATGGTGTGCGGGGGAGCTGTGCGCGGGACGCGGCTGCTGTCCGCGGCGGGCTGCGAGCGCGCGTGGCAGGAGCAGTTCGCGGGCCAGGACCGGATCCTGGGCATGCCGGTGCGCTACGGCCTGGGCTACGGCCTCTTCGGCACCACGTATGGCTGGGGCGGCTGGGGCGGCTCGCTCGTCATGATCGAACCCGAGGCCCGCTCGGTGGTGGTGTACGTGACGAACCAGATGCGCGAACCGGAGGAGGACACCCGCGGCCTGGAGGTCGTGATGTCCGCCTACGACGGCCTCCAGGGGCTGCGCGTGTGAATCCGGTGGGCCGGGCCAGGGCGGGCCGGGCCGGGGAGCGGGAAAACCAAGTGACCGTGCCCGCCCCGGCTGCCTACACTCGCCACTGACCACGCGCCGCCCGCGAGCACAACGGCCGCGCGTGTCCCGAACAGGCAGACCAGCGAGGGGAGACGAGCCGTGCGCTACCGCACCGCTGTCGTCGTTCCCCGGTCGCTGCACGAGGTGATCCTCGTGTCCCCGTCCGTCCGGTACCCGCTGCGCGGCCGGTACCGGATGCCCGCGACGTCCCTCTGACCGACCTGCCCCACGTCAACGCCCGGCCACGACATGCCGGTTGACGTGCCGTCAAGTCCGTTGAGCCGTCCGGGAATCGCGCCGCCCTGTCCCACATCGTTTCGAAAGGCCCCGGGCCGTGCGCACCGACATCAATGCCCTCACCGCCGTCCGCAACCTCGGCATCCTCGCCCACGTGGACGCCGGCAAGACCACCGTCACCGAGCGGATCCTGTACGCCACCGGCACCACGCACAAGCGCGGCGAGGTCCACGACGGCACCACCGTCACCGACTTCGACCCGCAGGAGCGTGACCGGGGCATCACCATCTTCGCCGCCGCGGTGAGCTGCTCCTGGGACGGGCACCGGATCAACCTGATCGACACCCCGGGCCACGTCGACTTCGCCGACGAGGTGGAGCGTTCCCTGCGGGTGCTCGACGGCGCGGTGGCGGTCTTCGACGCCGTGGCGGGCGTGGAGCCGCAGAGCGAGTCGGTGTGGCGGCAGGCGGACCGGCACGGCGTGCCGAGGATCGCGTTCGTCAACAAGCTGGACCGGGCGGGCGCCGACCTCGACGCGGCCGTCGAGTCGATCCGGCAGCGGCTGCACCCGGCCCCGCTGGTCGTGCAGCTGCCCATCGGCCGCGAGGACGGCTTCACCGGTGTCGTCGACCTGCTGCGCCTGCGCGCGCTGACCT
Proteins encoded in this region:
- a CDS encoding ABC transporter ATP-binding protein — translated: MSTPDTQRPRTGADILRTALRRNIGAMAGGTALMGLYQAGETAFPIALGLIVEHALRDRSPGALALSIGALAVIITTVSLSWRFGMRILQKANTTEAHRWRVRVAACGLKPVARDVDLKSGEVLTIATEDADQTADIIEVVPLLISSLVAVLVAAVALGLADLRLGLLVIVGTVAILSILSVMSKRIGTSTREQQARVARAGAKVADLITGLRPLHGFGGNHQAFLSYRSVSTEAKHQAVTVARVNGVYAGTALALNAILAAAVTLMAGWLAFAGRITIGELVMAVGLAQFIIEPLKLFSEMPKYVMIARASAERMALVLAAPPVTTPGTERPEPGGDLEVDGVRYGTLRRLKFQVSAGEFVAIAAYQPRVAADLAAVLAVRVPPDAYEGAVRISGRDLADLSVEAVREHLLVNPYDAEIFAGTLRSNIDPPGTSRTVSEAVEASMLTDVVALHREGLDYGVRDRGANLSGGQRQRLSLARALAADTDVLVLHDPTTAVDAVTEQLIARNVAKLRRGRTTVVITSSPALLDAADRVLVLDDGVVTAEDTHRNLLAGDEEYCLAVAR
- a CDS encoding alpha/beta hydrolase-fold protein, which translates into the protein MESVFDRYGLSGTPGTDEFWEAARAPVSRPADDGGWVTLFLWRGTGARIGFESWSDPVPLRRWDDTDCWYAEVRMPPRLRVTYQFLTDDAAYADPLNAAGAGADRSLAATPDAPDQPHWPLIGADDVLPLPRTRLRWASERLGGRRTVRVHPAGGGGPVVLLLDGDDWLYLHPAMTAFDSAVAVGALPPVTLVFLPARDREAEFACRPRLWEAIREELPPLLAESGVPADRDRLVVAGQSLAGLSAMYAALRFPDLVSRVACQSGSFWWTPDTMHGPDPLGGPVGGTLAALLREGPDLSGLRVAFDVGEHETRMLPHCAAVETLTEQAGATVRTSRSASGHDRAGWRHALLRDVAWALG
- a CDS encoding MbtH family protein, whose protein sequence is MSTNPFDDAEGRFLVLVNDEGQHSLWPSFAEVPGGWTTVFHENTRAACLEYIEAHWTDLRPLSLVESTEV
- a CDS encoding serine hydrolase domain-containing protein, which gives rise to MADIQGSYDDLFTAVPEALCDLLDAGDAGGSVAVYVDGEPVVDVWGGHADAGRTIPWQRDTLVGVWSVTKTMTALCALILADRGDLDVDVPVARYWPEFAAAGKEQVLVRHLLSHTAGLPDWDGTVTPEDLYDRESVTARLAAQAPWWEPGTEAGYHSLTQGFLVGEVIRRVTGRGVGEFLAEQVTGPLGADFHIGLPAEHDHRVALTVPPPHRDEDYAARAPGSTAPAGGNGVRVRDGNSVAWRRAEIPAASGFGTARSIALAQSVMVCGGAVRGTRLLSAAGCERAWQEQFAGQDRILGMPVRYGLGYGLFGTTYGWGGWGGSLVMIEPEARSVVVYVTNQMREPEEDTRGLEVVMSAYDGLQGLRV